CGCCGACCCGTATCGCCTGCAGGAGATCAACGGCAGCGGCACCGCGCTGACCCTGACCACCACCAACAACTCCGGCCGGGACCAACTGCGCTACTCGTGGGGGCTGGACGCCGGCGGCAACGTCCCGCTCACCCACTACCGGGTCACCAACCGCAACAGCGGCAAGGTGATGGACCTGGTCGGCTCGTCGACAGCGGACGGCGCCGAGGTGAAGCAGTACTCCTGGAACGGCGGCGCGAACCAGAAGTGGTCCTTCGAGGACCTCGGCAACGGGTACGTCCGGGTGGTCAACCAGTACAGCGGCAAGTGCCTGGACGTCGCCTCGGCGTCGACGGCCGACGGGGCCAACGTCATCCAGTACACCTGCGGTGGCGGCACCAACCAGCAGTGGTCGTGGGTCGCCTCCGGGAGCTACTACACGCTCGTCGCGCGGCACAGCGGCAAGTGCCTCGACGTGGCCGGCGCCGGCACCGCGGACGGCACCGACATCGGGCAGTACACCTGCAACGGCGGCACCAACCAGCAGTGGACCAGGAGCGCGGCATGAAAACGTTGCTCGCCCTGCTGCTGATGCTCGCCCCGGTCACCATCACCAACGGCACCCAGTTCGGCGGCGTGCACGCGCACGGCGGCGGGATGATCAAAGTGGGCGCGTACTACTACTGGTTCGGCGAGAACCGCAACGCCGACGACACGTTCGCCGCGGTCAGCGTCTACCGCTCCACCGACCTGCGAGACTGGGAGTTCCGCAACAACGTGCTGACCCGGTCCTCCGCGTCCGAGCTGGCCTCCGCCAAGATCGAGCGACCCAAGGTGATCTACAACGCGTCCACCGGGAAGTACGTGATGTGGATGCACAAGGAGAACGGGACCGACTACGGCGAGGCCCGCGCGGCGGTCGCGGTTTCCGACACGATCGACGGCGATTACGCGTACGCCGGCAGCTTCCGCCCGTTCGGCAGCTACATGTCGCGGGACCTCACGCTCTATCAGGAGGGTTCCGCGGCGTACATGATCTCGGCGGCGGACGAGAACCGGGACCTGATGATCTACCGGCTCACCCCCGACTACCTGAACGTGGCGTCTGTCGTCGGCAACTTCTGGAACGACGCGTCCCGGGAGGCGCCGGCCCTGTTCAAGCGGGGCGGCACGTACTTCATGCTGACCTCGGGGACGTCCGGCTGGAACCCCAACCAGGCCCGCTACGCCACCGCGCCGAGCATCGCCGGGCCGTGGACCGGCTGGACCGACGTGGGTGACCCGACGACCTATCACTCGCAGCCGGCGTACGTCCTGCAGCTGGGCAGCAGCTATCTCTACCTGGGCGACCGCTGGGCCGGGGCGTGGGGCGCGCCGGTCAACAGCTCCGAGTACGTCTGGCTGCCGATCACGTTCCCGAGCAGCACGTCGATGTCGCTGTCCTGGTCGCCGTCGATCACCGTGGACGCGGCGGCCGGCACGGTCACCGGCAGCGCGGTCACCTACTACCGGGTCACCAACCGGAGCACGTCGAAGGTGATGGACGTGTGGAACGCCTCGACGGCCGACAACGCCGAGGTGCGCACGTACGCCGCCAACAACGGCGCCAACCAGGAGTGGGACTTCCGGTCGACCGGCGGCGGCTACGTCAACGTGATCAACCGCAACAGCGGCAAGTGCCTGGACGTGGCCGCCGGCTCCACCGCCGACGGCGCCAACATCATCCAGTACACCTGCGGGGCCGGCGCCAACCAGCAGTGGCAGTGGGTCGCGGCTGGGGGCTACTACCAGCTCAAGGCCCGTCACTCCGGCAAGTGCCTGACCCTGGCCGCCGACGCTGTCGACCTCCAGCAGGCCACCTGCTCGTCGTCCGCCACCACCCAGCAGTGGTC
This window of the Actinoplanes oblitus genome carries:
- a CDS encoding RICIN domain-containing protein: MKTLLALLLMLAPVTITNGTQFGGVHAHGGGMIKVGAYYYWFGENRNADDTFAAVSVYRSTDLRDWEFRNNVLTRSSASELASAKIERPKVIYNASTGKYVMWMHKENGTDYGEARAAVAVSDTIDGDYAYAGSFRPFGSYMSRDLTLYQEGSAAYMISAADENRDLMIYRLTPDYLNVASVVGNFWNDASREAPALFKRGGTYFMLTSGTSGWNPNQARYATAPSIAGPWTGWTDVGDPTTYHSQPAYVLQLGSSYLYLGDRWAGAWGAPVNSSEYVWLPITFPSSTSMSLSWSPSITVDAAAGTVTGSAVTYYRVTNRSTSKVMDVWNASTADNAEVRTYAANNGANQEWDFRSTGGGYVNVINRNSGKCLDVAAGSTADGANIIQYTCGAGANQQWQWVAAGGYYQLKARHSGKCLTLAADAVDLQQATCSSSATTQQWSR